Proteins from a genomic interval of Trifolium pratense cultivar HEN17-A07 linkage group LG6, ARS_RC_1.1, whole genome shotgun sequence:
- the LOC123888446 gene encoding uncharacterized protein LOC123888446 isoform X3, translating into MISCVHLPHPAILQSEIFNSISESIDCEQDRRFFFQFGNNLRPPILLFRGSVGAYAYLRLLRAKSLKLDYEARAEVEVEKESYDVKG; encoded by the exons ATGATCAGTTGTGTGCATCTTCCGCATCCCGCGATTCTTCAATCAGAAATTTTCAATTCGATTTCTGAATCAATTGATTGCG AGCAGGATCGTCGGTTCTTTTTCCAGTTTGGAAATAATCTTAGACCTCCAATTCTTCTTTTTCGAGGATCAGTAGGAGCTTACGCATATCTCAGATTGTTACGGGCaaaaagtctcaaacttgactaTGAAGCAAG GGCTGAGGTAGAAGTCGAAAAAGAGAGCTATGATGTAAAA GGATGA
- the LOC123888446 gene encoding uncharacterized protein LOC123888446 isoform X4: MISCVHLPHPAILQSEIFNSISESIDCEQDRRFFFQFGNNLRPPILLFRGSVGAYAYLRLLRAKSLKLDYEARDEVESKTDRYPIMQ; encoded by the exons ATGATCAGTTGTGTGCATCTTCCGCATCCCGCGATTCTTCAATCAGAAATTTTCAATTCGATTTCTGAATCAATTGATTGCG AGCAGGATCGTCGGTTCTTTTTCCAGTTTGGAAATAATCTTAGACCTCCAATTCTTCTTTTTCGAGGATCAGTAGGAGCTTACGCATATCTCAGATTGTTACGGGCaaaaagtctcaaacttgactaTGAAGCAAG GGATGAGGTAGAAAGCAAAACAGATAGATACCCGATAATGCAATAA
- the LOC123888446 gene encoding uncharacterized protein LOC123888446 isoform X2: MISCVHLPHPAILQSEIFNSISESIDCEQDRRFFFQFGNNLRPPILLFRGSVGAYAYLRLLRAKSLKLDYEARAEVEVEKESYDVKVGEKWTINLCL, from the exons ATGATCAGTTGTGTGCATCTTCCGCATCCCGCGATTCTTCAATCAGAAATTTTCAATTCGATTTCTGAATCAATTGATTGCG AGCAGGATCGTCGGTTCTTTTTCCAGTTTGGAAATAATCTTAGACCTCCAATTCTTCTTTTTCGAGGATCAGTAGGAGCTTACGCATATCTCAGATTGTTACGGGCaaaaagtctcaaacttgactaTGAAGCAAG GGCTGAGGTAGAAGTCGAAAAAGAGAGCTATGATGTAAAAGTAGGTGAAAAGTGGactattaatttatgtttgtgA
- the LOC123888446 gene encoding uncharacterized protein LOC123888446 isoform X1, whose translation MISCVHLPHPAILQSEIFNSISESIDCEQDRRFFFQFGNNLRPPILLFRGSVGAYAYLRLLRAKSLKLDYEASEIVFAKAEQIWWYEEQDRRFFSSMEIILDCYVGKVSKLAMKQGNFKG comes from the exons ATGATCAGTTGTGTGCATCTTCCGCATCCCGCGATTCTTCAATCAGAAATTTTCAATTCGATTTCTGAATCAATTGATTGCG AGCAGGATCGTCGGTTCTTTTTCCAGTTTGGAAATAATCTTAGACCTCCAATTCTTCTTTTTCGAGGATCAGTAGGAGCTTACGCATATCTCAGATTGTTACGGGCaaaaagtctcaaacttgactaTGAAGCAAG TGAAATTGTGTTTGCTAAAGCTGAACAAATCTGGTGGTATGAAGAGCAGGATCGTCGGTTCTTTTCCAGTATGGAAATAATCTTAGATTGTTACGTGGGAAAAGTCTCAAAGTTGGCTATGAAGCAAGGTAATTTCAAAGGTTAA